From the Leptospira andrefontaineae genome, the window CAATTGATCGAATCCATCGAGTTTAAAAAATTAGTTCGTACTCGATGGACAGTTAGTTTCGTTTTATTGTTTTTCCTATTCCTGAACTATTATGGTTTTATACTAATCATCGCCTTAAAAAAGGAATGGGTCACTCAAAAACTGGGTAATTTCGGTAACTACGGATTGTATGCAGGTGCATCCGTGATCTTATTCTCTTGGCTACTTACATTTATATATGTATTCTGGGCCAATCGATATTACGATCAAGAAGTAGAAGTATTAAAATCCAAATTAGAATCGGAGAATAGATAATGGAATCCTCCTTAGGTCAACCGAACTTTATCTCCGTTCTATTCTTCCTAGTATTCGTAGTTCTTACATTAGGGATTACTTATTGGGCCGCTAAAAAGACCAAAACTTCCAGTGAATTTTATGCAGCAGGAAGATCCATTACAGGTTTCCAAAACGGTTTAGCTCTTTCGGGAGACTTCATGTCTGCCGCTTCCTTCCTGGGAATTTCAGGAATGGTAGCTTTAAAAGGTTATGATGGAATTATTTATGCCGTCGGTTGGCTCGTAGGTTGGCCGGCACTCATGTTCCTTCTTGCAGAACCTTTGCGTAATCTAGGAAAATATACTTTTGCAGACGTATTAGCTTTTCGTTTAAAACAAAAGCCTATCCGAATAGTCGCTTCTATCGGTGGGATTTTAGTAACAATTACCTACTCTATCGCTCAAATCGTTGGTTCAGGAAAATTGATCAATTTGATGTTCGGTCTTCCTTACGAGTTAGCGGTTGTCATCGTAGGCGGAGTTATGCTCCTATACGTTTTATTTGGTGGAATGATCGCAACTACTTGGGTGCAGATCATCAAAGCCTGCCTTCTTCTTTTCGGAGTTACATTACTTGTAATCCTATCAATGGCACAGTTCGGTTTTAGCTTGGAGAACTTATTCTCCGCTGTTGAGACCAAATTTGGCAGAACAGCTTTAGAGCCGGGAGGATTTGCTTCCAGCCCGATCGATTCTATTTCCTTAGGACTTGCCTTAATGTTCGGTCTATTAGGTTTACCTCATATTCTAATGAGATTTTATACTGTGCCTGATGCAAAAGAAGCCAGAAAATCGGTGGCTTATGCTACCACTTTCATCGGATATTTTTATATCATCATTCCAATCGTAGGTTTTGCCGCAGCTGTCCTCATCGGAAGAGAACAGATCGCAGGAATTGATAAGGGTGGAAATATGGCGGCGGCACTTTTAGCCGAACTTCTCGGAGGAACACCTTTCTTAGGATTTATCGCAGCTGTTGCATTCGCTACTATTCTTGCGGTGGTTGCAGGTCTGACATTAGCAGCTGCTTCTACCATTTCTCATGATCTTTACTTCAATGTATTTACAGAAGGTAAAGCAACCGAAGATAAACAAGTCTCTGTCGCGAAAAAGGCGACCGTTGTATTTAGTATTGTAAGTATTCTTTTGGGAATCCTATTCAAAGATCAGAACGTGGCCTTTATGGTTGGATTAGCATTTGCAATCGCTGCCAGTGGGAATTTTCCCGCTTTATTCTTATCCATTCTCTGGAGAAATTTTAGCACATTAGGCGGGGTATTCTCCATTTTGATCGGCTCGGTATCTGCCACTTTGTTTATAATATTTAGTCCTACTGTTTGGGTGGATGTTTTTAAATTCGACCAGGCGATTTTCCCTTTAAAAAATCCTGCGATCGTTTCCATGTCTTTAGCATTTATTTCTGCATTCATTTTTTCTAAACTGTTTCCGGATGAAAATGCTAGTGCAAAATTCGAGTCCGAAAAAGTCAGGGTTTATCTAGGAATTGGAGCAGAGTAAAAGAAGAAGACACTAAGCTGCTTTGTTCAAAGCAGCTTATGATCTTTCATGGACCGATAAAGAGAAGCAATTGTCACTTTCAGGATAGCAGCGAGAGGAACCGCAACAAGCATACCCGCTATCCCAAGTAAACTTCCTCCCACGGTGACAGCGCCTACTACAATAACTGGATGTAGGGAAACCGCATCCGAGATGATAACAGGTTGAACAAAAAAGTTATCCACCGCTTGTGCAATTAAGACCACAACAAGGATCGCTACCATCAATTCGTACATTCCCATACCGTCGTTAATGCCATTCGGATTAAAAATCCCGGCACCTTGGGTCAAAGTCATAAATAACGGAGGAACCATTCCGATGATCGGCCCTAAATACGGAATGGAATTTGCAATCCCGGCGAATAAAGCGAAAATATAAAAGAATTTTAAGCCGATCACATAGAAGCCGATCATAGATATCACAGTGATAATCGCACTTTGGATCACCAAACTTCTCAAATAATTGGTTATCTGTTCGTTGATCTTTGACGCCACCATTAAGGTCATTTCAAAATATCGATTCGGAACAAGACTTATTATATTCTTATAAACTCCGTTCCCGTTTAATAAAAATAAGAATGCAAACAATGGTGTGACCACCAAATATCCTATCAATGTAGGAATAACTGAAACTAGAGCGCTTACTTGAGCGTGGATGAACTCGGCAGCTTGTTTTACCAATTCGTCAGGTCGAATTGTATCTTCCCAACTTGCAGGATAATCGTTAAACCTAAGCTGGAAACCAACTACCAGATATTTAAACTTTGCATCGTCCATGTCTTG encodes:
- a CDS encoding DUF485 domain-containing protein, whose amino-acid sequence is MKIKAHQLIESIEFKKLVRTRWTVSFVLLFFLFLNYYGFILIIALKKEWVTQKLGNFGNYGLYAGASVILFSWLLTFIYVFWANRYYDQEVEVLKSKLESENR
- a CDS encoding sodium:solute symporter family transporter — translated: MESSLGQPNFISVLFFLVFVVLTLGITYWAAKKTKTSSEFYAAGRSITGFQNGLALSGDFMSAASFLGISGMVALKGYDGIIYAVGWLVGWPALMFLLAEPLRNLGKYTFADVLAFRLKQKPIRIVASIGGILVTITYSIAQIVGSGKLINLMFGLPYELAVVIVGGVMLLYVLFGGMIATTWVQIIKACLLLFGVTLLVILSMAQFGFSLENLFSAVETKFGRTALEPGGFASSPIDSISLGLALMFGLLGLPHILMRFYTVPDAKEARKSVAYATTFIGYFYIIIPIVGFAAAVLIGREQIAGIDKGGNMAAALLAELLGGTPFLGFIAAVAFATILAVVAGLTLAAASTISHDLYFNVFTEGKATEDKQVSVAKKATVVFSIVSILLGILFKDQNVAFMVGLAFAIAASGNFPALFLSILWRNFSTLGGVFSILIGSVSATLFIIFSPTVWVDVFKFDQAIFPLKNPAIVSMSLAFISAFIFSKLFPDENASAKFESEKVRVYLGIGAE
- a CDS encoding AI-2E family transporter, whose translation is MPEHHSARPLSTYVIRFIFFFLVGAAIVFFTIGLQLLIVPIALSLILFYIFNGTINYFETLGVPRIVSVAILIFLLCLPIYLIATEVAPPIVSTLQPIIKSWKQDMDDAKFKYLVVGFQLRFNDYPASWEDTIRPDELVKQAAEFIHAQVSALVSVIPTLIGYLVVTPLFAFLFLLNGNGVYKNIISLVPNRYFEMTLMVASKINEQITNYLRSLVIQSAIITVISMIGFYVIGLKFFYIFALFAGIANSIPYLGPIIGMVPPLFMTLTQGAGIFNPNGINDGMGMYELMVAILVVVLIAQAVDNFFVQPVIISDAVSLHPVIVVGAVTVGGSLLGIAGMLVAVPLAAILKVTIASLYRSMKDHKLL